A genomic window from Anas platyrhynchos isolate ZD024472 breed Pekin duck chromosome 13, IASCAAS_PekinDuck_T2T, whole genome shotgun sequence includes:
- the LOC113841991 gene encoding uncharacterized protein → MHIYLHKDAGTRAGSVHGDTRSYTTAPATSPWQPGLRTKGKQEGDTLCITHPSGPRHCLHEASFTSRHCAAPFPLTPAHRRDPAAGRCPRRSPGAAPRPVLGPASPRAAAPSGQRPRGGPGAGRCREVPGAPPAAPARRRGPVRALPPPGLPPPARPPLRAEVTYRALTASAAYGRRAPSPGGHSAAAGGGTSGPATGACGRGARGGGGPGAGSAGGDGRAPSRPPPRGEAPGGAAPRPSPARAAGPGPPPPAAPNRARARLPPLPSPSRPAPRRDAGPAAPPGTCGGVTRSRAGTRMESRPLLPPLAAGHHGKARRAPLRPHHWLPGREPRPRAPPADASITRLPARSLGGEPRGTAPAPRAGLPLGGGTQRPRLPPPFI, encoded by the exons ATGCACATTTATCTACATAAAGATGCTGGAA CACGGGCCGGCTCTGTGCATGGGGACACTCGCAGCTACACAACTGCTCCAGCGACGTCCCCCTGGCAGCCGGGGCTGAGAACGAAGGGGAAGCAGGAAGGCGATACTCTCTGCATTACACACCCCTCGGGGCCCCGTCACTGCTTACACGAGGCCAGCTTCACCTCCCGGCACTGCGCCGCGCCGTTCCCTCTGACCCCAGCTCACCGCAGGGACCCCGCTGCCGGGCGCTGCCCGCGCCGATCCCCGGGGGCCGCTCCGCGCCCCGTGCTCGGCCCCGCCTCACCCCGAGCCGCGGCTCCCAGCGGGCAGCGGCCCCGGGGCGGGCCCGGAGCCGGGAGGTGCCGGGAggtgcccggagccccccccgcagcccccgctcGGCGCCGCGGCCCCGTCCGGGccctgccccccccgggcctgcccccgcccgcccgcccgcccttGCGAGCGGAAGTGACGTACCGCGCGCTGACGGCATCCGCGGCCTATGGGCGGCGGGCGCCCAGCCCGGGCGGCCACTCAGCAGCGGCGGGGGGCGGCACTTCCGGGCCTGCCACCGGGGCCTGCGgacggggggcgcggggcgggggcggcccgGGCGCGGGGAGCGCCGGCGGGGACGGGCGGGCCCCCagtcgcccccccccccgcggggaGGCCCCGGGAggcgccgcgccccgcccctCACCGGCCCGCGCGGCTGGGCCGGGCCCTCCGCCGCCCGCAGCGCCCAACAGGGCCCGGGCCCGGCTCCCCCCGCTGCCCAGCCCctcccgcccggccccgcggcgcgATGCGGGccccgcggcgccgcccggTACCTGCGGCGGGGTGACCCGGAGCCGCGCCGGGACCCGGATGGAGTCGCGGCCGCTCCTGCCGCCGCTCGCCGCGGGGCACCACGGGAAGGCGCGAcgcgccccgctccgcccccaCCATTGGCTGCCGGGCCGCGAGCCCCGCCCCCGGGCGCCGCCGGCCGACGCGTCCATCACCCGCCTCCCCGCGCGCTCATTGGGCGGCGAGCCGCGAGGCACCGCCCCCGCCCCGAGGGCCGGCCTGCCATTGGGCGGCGGGACGCAGAGGCCCCGCCTCCCTCCGCCATTTATTTGA
- the LOC140003632 gene encoding tripartite motif-containing protein 54-like: MEALREALLCPVCLELFTPPVLVLSCTHNFCKQCLEKILIHQNCHHVNGHFHCPLCRKVIYLRGRGIVGLLRNSLVESILEKFKDELEKNCVQEKKQLSQMCEEHGENVNLMCLTDDEPICAICKLFGKHKDHNVAKVSEAYQGRKKEFIQKLHLVHKKSEDARKESEQLISELTADATDTKVMIDTVGTGLLKGILYRMAELHSKLHKDYSTKLETLQVISKEAEAPGELYHQMEALLEQHVNSVQFLQEDKKLKERIEKMLEGKASYQDPPTYKISVKQYFEELIKGINIKDYLSSACQETLRSTTDIAETCRSEYPAFVFSGQSPDQSFCKQLLQLFEKSNEINQDNFENAAPSTLQHCSEHQH; this comes from the exons ATGGAAGCCTTAAGAGAGGCGCTCTTGTGCCCCGTGTGTCTGGAGCTGTTCACCCCTCCAGTCCTGGTCCTGTCCTGCACACACAACTTCTGCAAGCAGTGCCTGGAGAAGATCCTAATTCACCAGAACTGCCACCACGTCAATGGCCATTTCCACTGCCCCCTGTGCCGCAAA GTAATTTATCTGAGAGGCAGAGGAATCGTCGGCCTGCTAAGAAATAGCCTAGTTGAAAGTATCCTGGAGAAATTTAAAGATGAACTTGAAAAAAACTGTgtgcaggagaaaaaacagtTGTCCCAAATGTGTGAAGAACATGGGGAAAATGTGAACTTG atgTGTCTGACTGATGATGAACCAATATGTGCCATCTGTAAACTCTTTGGAAAACACAAAGACCACAACGTTGCTAAAGTATCAGAAGCTtaccagggaagaaaaaaagaatttatacAAAAATTACACTTAGTTCACAAGAAATCTGAAGATGCCAGGAAG GAAAGTGAACAGCTGATTAGTGAATTAACAGCTGATGCTACTGACACCAAGGTAATGATTGACACGGTTGGAACTGGTTTGCTGAAGGGCATATTGTACAGGATGGCTGAGCTGCACTCCAAGTTACACAAAGACTATTCTACGAAACTGGAGACACTGCAAGTAATCTCAAAAGAAGCTGAAGCTCCTGGAGAGCTTTATCATCAAATGGAAGCCCTCCTGGAACAGCATGTAAATTCTGTACAATTTCTGCAGGAGGACAAAAAGCTCAAGGAAAGAATTGAGAAAATGCTAGAAGGAAAAGCTTCATATCAGGATCCACCAACATACAAAATTTCAGTGAAGCAGTATTTTGAAGAGCTCATCAAAGGAATTAACATCAAGGATTACCTCTCCAGTGCATGCCAGGAGACGTTAAGAAGTACCACTGACATAGCTGAGACATGCAGATCAGAATACCCTGCCTTTGTTTTTTCAGGTCAGAGTCCTGATCAATCCTTCTGCAAACAACTACTGCAACTATTTGAGAAGTCAAATGAGATCAACCAAGATAATTTTGAAAACGCAGCTCCATCCacactgcagcactgcagcgAACACCAGCACTGA